A single window of Deltaproteobacteria bacterium DNA harbors:
- a CDS encoding VWA domain-containing protein translates to MSWYSTWAFALLPVAVFLVAWAYRLSRKKSPTIQYSSLSILKGLPRPLRTRLLWLPSVVFLLAMTLLIAGLARPQRADTKIRKNVEGIDIMLVLDVSDSMLIEDMKPNRLEVSKQMLMDFVKRRTTDRLGLVVFSGESYTRVPLTLDYKILLQSIEQIKISRNIKMGTAIGVALANGTARLKDSTARSRVMVFLTDGENNSGTIDPETALDIAKGFGLRIYTIGAGRDGDAQLPVETQDAFGRKVKRYQPIHSKVNDELLGKMASDTGGKYYRATDNESLKKVFTDIDRLEKTKIDVNQYTKYAELYQSWVLWGLMALFFSWFLQLTVFRRVP, encoded by the coding sequence ATGAGCTGGTACTCGACCTGGGCCTTTGCGTTGCTGCCGGTCGCGGTTTTCCTCGTGGCTTGGGCCTATCGGCTGTCGCGAAAAAAATCGCCGACCATACAATACTCCTCTTTGAGTATTTTAAAGGGACTGCCAAGGCCGCTGCGCACAAGACTGCTTTGGCTGCCGTCGGTCGTGTTTCTTTTGGCTATGACGCTCTTGATAGCAGGCCTTGCTCGCCCCCAGAGAGCAGACACAAAAATCCGAAAGAACGTCGAGGGTATCGACATCATGTTGGTGCTTGATGTTTCGGATTCCATGTTGATCGAAGACATGAAACCGAATCGGCTTGAAGTTTCAAAGCAAATGCTGATGGACTTCGTGAAGAGACGCACAACGGATCGTCTTGGTCTTGTGGTTTTCTCAGGGGAATCTTACACCCGAGTCCCATTGACTTTAGATTACAAAATTTTGCTCCAGAGCATCGAGCAAATTAAAATAAGTCGGAACATAAAAATGGGTACTGCCATCGGCGTGGCACTTGCGAACGGGACCGCGCGATTAAAGGATTCGACGGCGCGATCACGCGTGATGGTTTTTCTAACGGATGGTGAAAACAACTCGGGCACGATTGACCCAGAGACAGCGCTCGACATAGCGAAGGGCTTTGGACTTCGGATATACACAATTGGTGCTGGGCGAGATGGTGATGCGCAGCTTCCGGTTGAAACTCAGGATGCTTTTGGACGCAAAGTGAAGCGGTATCAGCCGATCCATTCGAAAGTGAACGACGAACTTTTAGGGAAAATGGCCTCTGACACTGGGGGCAAGTACTATCGTGCGACAGACAACGAATCGCTGAAAAAAGTTTTTACAGATATTGATCGGTTAGAAAAAACCAAAATCGATGTCAACCAATACACTAAGTACGCCGAACTCTATCAGTCTTGGGTGCTTTGGGGATTGATGGCTCTTTTCTTTTCGTGGTTTTTGCAGCTGACAGTGTTTCGGAGGGTGCCGTAA
- a CDS encoding VWA domain-containing protein, with product MRFANPEWLGLLWLLPALWLLLWWNGRLAKKKLTAELGVRMAPLLARDGSASKKRWKVALRSLGIVMACLGLARPQMGKGQSEIKVRGVELMVMLDISTSMLAEDVKPSRLQFAKAELTRLFDMMSGDKVGLVAFAGSALLLSPLTNDISSLKMFLDSVSPYSVETQGTDVTKGLEEAANAFERGGTEDDDQAKTTRVILVLSDGEDQEKGALEIAKKLTKEGVRIFTIAFGTERGGLVPMRDERGFLRGYKKDRSGKEVVSQVKGEFLKELARVGQGAFHFATFGGNEARMVKADLDKLQKTEFASSMATQYEERFQLFLALALLFFALELLISEQGGRERVWRGRFEAGLKAVLPFAIGLMLFKTDAALASDFDGVRKNNEAQKQFNAERPVEALEGFSKSLEHLPDRAEVHFNIATSFMALKDDDKALKEFDVALRTNPAPELEFKIHFNRAQVLATKKETARALDSYQNALRLNPDSVEVKTNIELLMAAGEGGGDGDEKNDKKDPNKQDQNGDQQNQPDQKQEQKPQQGPTPKPTARPFKSEQLSNQDVSRILEELKRQEDQIRERMQREGGKDAPREKDW from the coding sequence ATGCGCTTTGCAAATCCGGAATGGCTTGGGCTTCTGTGGTTACTTCCTGCTTTATGGCTACTGCTTTGGTGGAATGGGCGGCTAGCTAAGAAAAAACTCACCGCCGAGTTGGGTGTACGCATGGCACCTTTGCTGGCCCGTGATGGTTCTGCGTCAAAAAAAAGATGGAAAGTGGCGCTTCGTTCGCTCGGCATCGTGATGGCTTGTTTAGGACTTGCGCGACCTCAAATGGGTAAAGGCCAGTCTGAGATCAAAGTTCGCGGAGTCGAGCTGATGGTGATGCTCGACATTTCGACCTCCATGCTTGCGGAGGACGTAAAGCCTTCACGTCTTCAATTTGCTAAGGCGGAACTCACCAGACTTTTCGACATGATGTCCGGCGACAAAGTCGGCCTTGTTGCCTTTGCGGGCTCCGCTTTGTTGCTATCACCTCTAACCAATGACATTTCGTCACTTAAAATGTTTCTCGATTCTGTTTCGCCATACTCGGTCGAGACACAAGGGACGGATGTAACCAAAGGACTCGAAGAAGCTGCCAACGCATTCGAGCGCGGCGGCACCGAGGATGATGATCAAGCAAAAACGACGCGCGTAATTTTGGTGTTGAGCGACGGCGAAGACCAAGAAAAAGGTGCGCTGGAGATTGCGAAGAAATTGACGAAAGAAGGCGTTCGCATTTTCACAATCGCCTTCGGCACCGAGCGAGGTGGGCTGGTGCCTATGCGCGACGAACGAGGTTTCCTAAGAGGTTACAAAAAAGACCGGTCGGGTAAAGAAGTTGTATCTCAAGTTAAGGGTGAATTCTTGAAAGAGCTGGCGCGAGTTGGCCAGGGCGCTTTTCACTTTGCGACGTTCGGTGGAAACGAAGCCCGTATGGTGAAAGCTGATTTGGATAAGCTACAGAAAACGGAATTCGCGTCTAGCATGGCAACCCAGTATGAAGAACGATTTCAGTTGTTCCTCGCACTTGCGCTTTTATTTTTTGCACTCGAGCTATTGATTTCTGAACAAGGCGGGCGCGAACGCGTTTGGCGTGGCCGATTTGAAGCTGGGCTTAAAGCGGTGTTGCCCTTTGCAATCGGTTTGATGCTTTTCAAGACTGACGCAGCGCTAGCATCCGATTTTGATGGAGTCCGGAAAAACAATGAAGCGCAAAAACAATTCAATGCCGAGCGCCCAGTTGAGGCCCTTGAAGGTTTCTCTAAGTCGCTTGAACATTTACCTGATCGAGCGGAAGTTCACTTTAATATTGCAACTTCCTTTATGGCTCTCAAAGACGACGACAAGGCTCTAAAAGAGTTCGATGTTGCGCTGAGAACAAATCCCGCGCCAGAGCTAGAGTTCAAAATCCACTTCAATAGAGCCCAAGTCCTTGCAACGAAAAAAGAAACAGCAAGGGCCCTTGATAGCTATCAAAATGCGCTTCGCCTGAATCCAGATTCTGTCGAAGTGAAAACCAATATTGAACTTCTGATGGCCGCTGGCGAGGGCGGAGGCGACGGCGACGAGAAAAATGATAAAAAGGATCCGAATAAACAAGACCAAAACGGTGATCAACAGAACCAGCCGGATCAGAAACAAGAGCAAAAGCCTCAGCAGGGCCCCACGCCGAAACCAACGGCGCGACCTTTTAAATCTGAGCAACTGAGCAATCAAGATGTAAGTCGAATTCTGGAAGAGCTCAAACGCCAGGAAGATCAGATTCGAGAACGGATGCAACGGGAAGGAGGCAAAGATGCTCCTCGCGAAAAAGATTGGTGA